The genome window ATAATTGTTCTTTTTTTATTTGGTTGGAATATTACTCCCAAGAACCTTACAGTTACTTGTTCTCTTTTTCTTATTCGACTTGAAACCGGTATAATAGGAACAATCGTTTAATTGTAAACCAACTTATCCACAAGAGAAAATCTCTACCGGATTAAAACATAATAAAGCTAGCAAATAATATCAAAAAATATAATCGGCTATCCTCTAATATTATAAGTGAGGTGAGTAAGGTGTATCGCAAAGTAGCTCAAGATGTAATTTGTTTTCTAGAAGACTATTTGTTAGAAGATTGGCATTTAGAGGATTATGCATCAAAAATCGGTTATTCAAAATTTCATTTATCAAGGATCTTTAAAGAGGAAACTGGATTGACGATAAGTGAATATATTCGAAAACGAAGACTGGCAACTGCAGCAATGCAATTATTATATTCAGATGATTCACTAATTGACATTGCGTTTAAATTACATTTTCAGTCACAAGAAGCTTTCACACGTTCTTTTAAAGAGCTATATACAATGCCGCCAGGAAAATACCGCAGAGTAATGCGAATACTTCAAGGAATGGAGGAAAAAGTGATGAGTGATCATACAATAATTAAAGGATGGAATTTAAGCGGTTCAAACCCAGCATTATATGAAATGAGAACAGATGAACAAGTATTTCATACAGGTACGAAATCAGGCTTGTTAATTTCAAAAGCAGATATAGGAGAAGGGCAATTTGGAACAATGATGCAAAGTTTTTCTGCAGATAATTGGAAAGGAAAACGTATTAAAATGTCTTGCTTTATAAAGACAGAAGAAGTTAGAAGGTGTGGAGTTTGGTGTCGAGTAGATAATGCTTTAAGCGATGTAATCCAATTTGATAATATGGACGATCGGCCGATAGAAGGTACAACAGATTGGAACTTTTATACGATAGTTTTAGATGTTCCGAAAGAAAGTAAATCGATCCACTTCGGAGTCTTGCTAACAGGAACAGGTAAAGTATGGGCTGATGGTTTTAAATTTGAAGAAGTAAATCTTTCTGTGCCATCGACTAATATGCTGATACGAGATACTTTACCACTAGAGCCAATTAATTTAGATTTTAATGAAGGCTGATGATTTTTTCTATTAGTTATTGATTTACTGCTATTTTCTACGTTACGGCTGATCGGCCTATTATTACTGGAAAGATTGTATTAACTCATCTTAATGAGTTCCCTGATTACTACAAAAAATTAAAGGCACTGGAAGAGGAAGCGAAAGCATTTGGAATAAAGGATAAAGCCGGGGCTTATATTGCAGAACGAAATAGCCAAATTGTAAAGATGAAAAATCGTTCATAAAATTAATTAGTTCAAAAAAATAAAGCATCTTGAAGACAAGATTCCTATTGGTATCAGGGCAACAGCGTGAACTACACGAGGGTTTAGCATTGATTTAGTAGTAAGATAAGTGTATTCACGCTGTTGGTATTAGAAATAAACTTTCTTGAAACCGCCTTGAAAAATCTGAAAGATTATGAGAATCCTTCTTTAGTCTTTCGTTGAAATAATTTAGAAGCTAAAATAATTATGTCCTAATCTCTCAATATCTGAATATATTATTTAGCTCACTGCGTGTCTTTTTGAATGGAGCGAATTGTTTCGGCTAAACCTACTTCAAATGAAGTTTGGATTAAGGAACCAATTGTCTTTTGATACTTGCTGCCATCTAAGTAAACAGGAGTTTCTGTTAAATAAGACATTTCAACCATCTCTTTCATGACGGGGCTGAATATTCCAATCAGTTTTAACATGTATCTTGTTAAGGGGATTACCGGAGCTGATTTTCCTGCTGAAGATTGGGCTATCTGGATGAGTCTTTTTCCGGTTATAATCTTTCCTGGGATATTCCAGTTTTGACCATATGCATCATTATTCATAGCAAGTTCTATAATCATTTTTGCTGCATCGGGTAGATATACATACTCCCTTGGAATAGAAAGAGAACCAATATAAGCAGATATTTTTCCTTTTGCTATATTTACCAACGTCATCCCCAAATAGGAGTTGAAATTTGCTGTAGGTCCATAATAATCTGGAAGTCTAATAATCATTGGTTCGGCCTTTGTCCACTCATTACTGAAAATTAGTTTTTCTAATTCAAGTTTAATTTTCCCCTTCTTTGTATGGGGATTTTTTGGATGTTCCTCATCGACTAACGGGGTTATTGCTTTTCCATAGGGATATATTCCATCAATAAATACGATTTTTTTGCTAAGTTTATTTGCAGCAGTCATGACACCTTCTCCTAAAGGAATTTGAGAACGATGCATTTCCTCATATGGAACAGCTGCACATTGAAAAATTACGTCAACATCTTTAGCAGCCTCATAAATACTGTTATAGTCAAAGGCATTTCCTGCTTTCAATGTCAATAAATTGCTATTACTCAATTTTTCTTTTAAGCTACGAAGTTTTTCCATCGATCTACCAAAAGCTATTGTTTTAATTCCTCTATTTAGTAATTCCTCTGTAATGGCAGCTCCAGTACCGCCAGTTGCACCTAATACAATAACATTTTTCATAATAAGTTCCAGCCTCTCTATTTTATTTAGTGATTGATCAATAACTAAATTTTAATAAAATAGACGATAGTTAGTCGTCTATTTCCATTAATTTTGGCAAATTTAAAGCTAGTGATATGTTACACAACATTCCACGGGCTAAAAATAATAAAGTTTTTTCAGAGGGGTTAGAGACACCAGCTGTTTGAAAGGCCGTATATACGATAGAATGTACCTTTAAAAACTCCTCTTGCATAAGTGTAACTATATTAGTTTCTCTTATTGTTTGAGCCTGCATTTGTAGCAAGATTTCATTTTCATAATTCCTCATAATTCCTTCATAAGCCTGAATAAGTTCCTTTTCTAGATTTTCTGCAGAAGCAGCTTGAATAACTTGTGTAAAAGCAGCTTGAATTCTAGACCATGATAATTTTAAAGCTTCTTCTAGTAATAGTTCTTTTGAAGAAAAAAAACGGAATATATAAGGCTGAGAAATCTCCGCTTTATTAGCAACCTTCATTGTTGTTGCCCGATAATATCCTTCTTGTGCAAACACTTCGATGGCAGCAGATAAAATTTCATCTCGGCGATTACTTCTATTTTGTTTTTCTTTCAATAAATTCCCATCCTTTTATTTAGTGATTGATCAATTACTAAATAAAATATAATGTATAGTTGGAAAAAAATCAAGCATAAACAGTAAAGATATAAAATCAGTTAGACATGACCTATTCTTAGTTGAAAAAATCAACTTTAAGAGGGGGTGTGTCAGGCAATAAAAAGAAATAAAAAACAGTACATTATAACTGTGACCTACAGAAACCTTTCCCAGCTAATAGGGGAAGCCGATATTTACTTATCAAGGTCTATAAAGTATTGTTTTCTCATAAAATATTTTGGAGGTGAAAAAATGGCAAGAATAGCATACAGGGATGCAGATATTGATTTAATGGCAAGAATGATGAGAGCAGAAGCGGAAGGTGAAGGAAACCAAGGAATGCTCTATGTCGGAAATGTGATTGTTAACCGTGTTGTTGGAGATTGTTTAGATTTTAAAGATTTACGGACCGTTGAACAAGTCATTTTTCATGTTCAAGGAGGTAATTACTCTTTTGAAGCCGTTCAAAAAGGAAATGTCTTTTATCAAAGAGCAAGAGAATCAGAAAGACGGTTAGCGCTTCAAAATGTGAAATACTGGAGAGATCATCCAGCAAAATTTGCTTTATGGTACTTTAATCCATCTGGTCCATGTCCAACCACATGGTATGATCAGCCATTTACTGGTCAATTTAAACAACATTGTTTTTATGAACCAAAGGCCGGAACTTGTGAAAGTGTTTATAGAGGATGAATATTTACAAATAAGCTGAAAACATGCATGTTATTTGCATATTTTTGGCTTTTTTTATAGAGGAAAATATAAATATACCCCCTATTATAAGCTGCCAAACTAGTAAGTGAAGAAAATGGGCAGTCATTTATACAACGGATAAGCTACCTAAAAATCAGGAAAACATACAATACTTTAGACATTGATAAAAAATAAGGTGGTTATGTTTGTATGTATAATCAAGAAGTATATCCTACTACGAATGCCTATCAACAAACAGAGAGACTGAATTTTCTATTCCCAACAGCGCCGCCAGGACCTATTGGAACTCCTAGTATCCCAGGACCTGGATTTGGAGGCCCAGGAGGTATTCCTGGGTTTGGAGGTCCATCAGGTATCCCTGGATTACAACCTTCACAAGCTCCAACAGCACCTCCTCCACCATTTATTCCGCAGCAAGCAATGGCTTCACCATTTGCGATTGATCCAGGTGCTATTAGATTATGTATGTTTCGAAATACTTTTATATGGCTAAGTAATGGAGATGGCTTTTGGTTCTTCCCAGTTTTCACAGGACCAAGATCTGTAGCTGGTTTTAGATGGAACGGTAGATTTTGGATGATTTTTGGTATTGATACAAGGAGAATTGTTTCGTTTACATGTTTTTAAATAATTTTTTTAGGGCGATGCTTCCAAGCATTGCCCTTTGTTTTGTTTAATCATATATTGCTATTTATACTTTGAGATTGCTAACAGCAAAAAAATAGGGAAGAAATATAGCTGGCAGTTATTTGCTTCAACTAGCCAATGAGAATTAAGTACATTTTTAAGAGGAAAGGAGAATATCTTAAATTATACCCAGCAAGAAAAAGTAGTGAATGGAGGAGCAAATGATACAAATAGCAGGAACAACCTTTCAGCTTCAAGAAAATTGGCCATTGGATCAAATCGAAAGAAGTATTTTGCAGTACATGCAAGATGATCATAACATCTATTCTTATTCTTCTTTAGTGGAATTGCAGTTCGAATTGACAATGCGCAAAAATATCATTAATAGTGCAAGAGCAATGAATGAAACACAGGCACAGTTTACTGTTTTCGAGCAATCTCGGTGCAACCCTGCTTACTGGCAACTAACTTCGGCTGGGGGGTTCTTACTGAGACCGGATGTGATGCCTTCTGATGCCATTATGGATATTTATTCGAACAGTTCGCTGTATGCATTTGAATGTGCAACTGCTGCTGTTATTATCATTTACCATGCTACACTACAGACGATCGGAAAACGTACATTCGATACTCATTTTCGAAATCTTTATCTATACAGCTGGCATGTTGACACAGACCTCGGCCTTGTTACGTTCAATTCCAATAGTTTTTTGCCTGGTGACATTGTCTACTTTGAAAATCCCGATTTTGACTTGGCGGCACCATGGTTTAGAGGGCTAAATGCCATACTTCTGGATGATGGGAGATTTTTCGGACATGGCTTTTCCATAAGAACTGATCAGGAAATTATTCAAAATCTTAATGAAATAAGAATACCAGCAAGTAATCGATCTGCCTTTCTGTCAAGTTTGGTAACGAGACCATCATTTACCCATTTATCCAGATTGACCCAGGGACAGACAAGAAGCACTACGTTCAAACTACAACTACCTGTTGTTCATCATAACCGCAGTTCTATTTCAACTCTAAGGTATCAGAACTATCTAGTGCAGCTTGGATATATGTACAAAGGATAATTTGTTTTTATTCTGCATGGTGGCTGCTGGGTACATACCCATTTTTCAATAGACGGGCTCCATTTTCATTTTTGAGAGTATGATGTAGGGATAGCCTTACTCAAAGAAAGGATGAATGAAAATGTACGCAAACGTAAATGCACCTCCAACTTTTGGTGCAAATGCTGCACCTCAGCCGAATGTATCACCTGAATTTTTTCCGAGTGCGCCATCTTTCCCTACCTATACAGCACCAGCTTTTACAGCACCCGCCTACGGTTATTGCGCACCAGATTGTCCAAAGAATGACTTTGTTTTAATTGTTGTATTGTTTATCCTATTGATTATTGTAGGAGCATTTATTTGCTTCTAATTACCATGGCGCTAATTTTATAAGCTATAGTAAAGCATTTCCCTAAAAAGTAAGGTAGTGACACTTACTTGATAAGCGGTGCTGATTAATGGTAACAATCGTCTTTGTTCCTTGCCATTAAGGAGAAGAACTGCTAAATCGAAAGAGACAAGGGCAGGAGCACTTGGCCAGACCCAAAAAACAGAACATATATATGAAGTGGTGTGCATTCCTTCTTACAAATAAGGAGTGCTTTTTTTGTTCCTTTCAACCTCAGTAGAATAATGATATAGTAAAGCCGTAATTGGAGGTGCTCATGTGAATGAATTAGAAGGGGTTTTAGAAAGAACTGAATTTAGGTATGAAATCGTCCATCATCAAAAACCGATTCTTTCTAGAGAAGATGGCATGAATTATTTTGGGATTGAGGCAGGACAGACTGCTCCCACGTTCATTTTGAAAACAGATAAAGGATACTTTGTTTTTATCGTGTCGGGTAAGCGTGACAAACTTGATTTGAAAAAAATAGCAATTCTATTAGACTGTAGCAAAGTAAAATTAGCATCTCCAAAGGAAGTTAAAACGGTGACGGGATTTGAGGTTGGTAGTGTTCCGATGGTCGGTTTAGATTTGCCTTGTGTCCTTGATAAGAGTCATTTTAAATATGATTTTGTCTATGGAGGTACAGGAAAAGCTACATGCACATTAAAAATCGAACCCCAAGCCTTGCAGGAATTAAATCATGTAGTGGCAATATTAGAATCATGAAAAATGAATGATTGACTAACACCTTAGGGGTTAGCTTAAGCTTTAGTTGAGAGGTGGTAGTATGTTAATAAGTGAAGCAAGTCAGATAACAAATTTAACGAAAAAAGCGATTGAGTATTACATCGAACAAAAATTAATCATTCCAAATACGTTAGAAAATGGCTATCGGGATTTTAGCGAAAAGGATATTGAATGTTTAAAGAAAATTTATGTTCTTCGGAAACTGGGGCTGAGTACAGAAGAAATTAGGTCCGTGCTTGTTGATAAGACAAACAACACATTACAGAGGATATCCATCCAAAAAGAATTGACGTTACAGAGAGAACAAGAGAAAAAATCCTTACTGAACGAACTCCGCATTTGTAAAGATTATACAGTAATAAGTAAGAAGCTGAGAATGATAGAACAGCATGAAACTGTAACGGAAAAGATATTAGAGGCTTTTCCAGATTACTACGGTCGATTTATTTGTCTGCATTTTGCACGATTTTTAAAAGAGCCTATTACTACTGCCGTGCAGCAAGCGGCATATGAAGAGATCATTGCGTTTTTAGATAATGTTCCGCCACCTCAGTTAGCGGAGGACTTACAATTATTCTTAATGGAAAGTACAAACAATATGGACACAGAAAGTATGCAGGATATGCTCGCACAAACAAAACAGTCTATTGAAAACCCTGATAAGTTTTTAACAGAAAGAAAGGAATTTATAGAGCGATACTTAGAGTACAAACAATCTGAGGAATATAAAAATTCTCCGATTTATAAGATTCAACAAATTTTTAAAGCGTTTAATCATACAAGTGGTTATGATGATGTATTCATTCCTGCTATGAAAAAGCTGAGTGCTTCTTATGCAGCATATTGCAAGCAACTGGAATCAGCAAATGAAAAATTATTGTTACAGTATCCAGCATTAGATAGCTTGAAAGAATAAAAAGAGCAATTTTGCTCCTTAGCACATAGTGGATATTATTTTTTCTGCTTCTGCCATTATGTTTTTGGATTAATATTTTTGCAGATTGTTGTTTAGCTAATCTTGGGCTTTGACCAGCCCAAAGTGACATAAATTCTTTGTTATTTTTAGAGATTTCTAATAGCGCGAGGGGGAGAGAAAGTGTACAGGGTTTTTGGAGAAAAAGTTGATGGACTTGATTATCAAATAAGAAAGGGTGTGTATGCTGTTATTTTTAATGACGCGAGGGATAAGATATTAACTGTGCAGAATTCCAGAGGGCATTATTTTTTACCTGGTTGCGGAATAGAAAATGATGAAAGTTATCAAGAATGTCTAGAAAGAGAAATGCTGGAAGAAACGGGATATAGAATATCCATAGGTACTTTTATCGGTGATGCAAAGAGATATTTTCAATCGAGTAAGAATGAACCATTAATAAACGAAGGATATTTTTACATGGCGAAACTGTTAGAAACAATACAAGAATCTATCGAAAATGACCACTTTATTAAGTGGATAGATATTGGTAGTGTGAAAGGCCAGCTTTTTCACGAACATCGTTATTGGGCAGTGTATCAGGCCTTAAGCAGAGTTGGTTAATCTCTTTCGGCTGAATTAAAGGATTTTTTTCAGTCTATATATTAATAAAAAAAGAGGGTGGGACAAAGCAAAATAAATAATGGATAAAGACGAACAATCTCTAATTTAGTGGTGAATCCAATTCGTTCCATTGCGTTACAGACACTCCCTTTCCGCGGGGAGCAACCTAAGCCTCCTCGGCAATGAACTGCACCCCAATTGTTAGACACTATCTACAATAATTGGAGGTGCAGTTTTTTTGTCCAAATTTACTGCGGAAATGAAGCTACAAGCCGTAACTCGCTATTTAAGCGGAAAAGAAAGTTACAGAGAAATTGGAAAATCAATTGGAATAGATCACAAATCGATTGTTAAATGGGTAAGACAATACAACTACAATGGTGCAGAGGCATTGATGAAACGTTGTACAAGTTATACACAAATGTTTAAACTAGAAGTACTACAATATATGACTGAAAATGGTACTTCTCTATGTGAAACGGCAGCTATTTTTAATATCCCAGCGCATTCCACTCTAGCTGTTTGGAAAAGAAAGTTTGAAACACAAGGGATAGAGGCCCTTCAGTCACAGGAACAGGGGCGTCTATCCATGAAAAAAGATTCAAATAAACAAAGTTCTACTGACCGTTCTTTTGAAGCACTAGAAGATCGAATAAAACAACTGGAAATGGAAAATGAGTATTTAAAAAAGTTGAATGCCTTAGTTCAAAACAAGGAAAAATCACCAAACAAGACAAGGCACAAGTAGTCTATGAGTTAAGGCATAAGTATTCGGTGAAGTCACTCGTAAAACTCGCTGGCATTCCACGCAGCACCTATTATGATTTAGTAAAACGAATGAATCGACCTGATCCAGACACCGATATAAAAAGAGAAATCCAAGCCATTTATGAAGAACATGAAGGTCGTTACGGATACCGACGTATTCGGGATGAGCTAGTGAATCGTGGAAAAAAAGTAAATCATAAAAAGGTTCAACGAATCATGAAAGAGCTGGGTTTAAAATGTCTAGTGAGGATGAAAAAATATAAATCTTATAAAGGCACAGTTGGTAAAATTGCGCCAAATCATTTAGACCGTCAATTTAGTGCGGACGCACCGAATGAAAAATGGGTAACAGATATTACAGAATTCAAGTTATTTGGGGAAAAGCTGTATCTATCGCCTGTATTAGATTTATTTAATGGGGAAATTATTACGTATACCATCGGTTCTCGACCAACGTATTCATTAGTTTCGGACATGTTAGAAAAAGCATTAGAATCCTTACCAAAAAGGCATCAATTACTCATGCATTCCGACCAAGGTTGGCATTATCAAATGAAACAATATCGCAACTTGCTTCAAGCAAAAGGGATTAAACAGAGTATGTCACGTAAAGGGAACTGTTACGATAACTCTGTAATGGAAAACTTCTTTGGGATACTGAAGTCAGAACTCCTTTATTTTAAGGAATTTGAAAGTGTGAACCACTTTAAACTAGAATTAGAAAAATATATAGAATACTATAATAGAAAACGGTTAAAGGGAAAATTGAAAATGAGTCCGGTACAATACCGAACTCATTTTCAACAAGTTGCCTAATGAAATAACTGCGTCTAACTTTTAGGGGTCACTGCACAAGCCTGTGGGGTCTTAGGCTTTGCTCTATTTCCCGCAGGAGTTGAGTGTCTTCCACTCCATTTCACTCCGTTTTTAAAGAGTATTTCGTTCCAACATTTTTTTCAAAAGAAACTAAATGGAGCAGACTGAATACACGGAGACTCCTATGGGAGCTGCGAGAAAGTCCAAGACCCTGCAGGAACGAGGAGGCTTGGCGCTCGCCCCATGGAAAGCGAAGTGTATTCAGGCTGCGGGTGATTACCACATACCTTCTTTCTTAAAATAATAAAAAAACACAAACAATTATACGAATTTTTTTTAGTGTGTACGTATAATTGTTCGGGGTTAGATTTGGTTGAAATACTTATGTCCCACTCTCTTGTAGCTTGAATAGGGACAATTTTGCTATTTTATTTTTTTAAATGATAAGGTACGGTTGTTATTACAACATTTCTTCGGTACAATAAAAATGTTCTAATCAATAAACTAGATTGATTATGAAGGATATTGTGCCAGCCTTTCTTCGGTATAAATTGCGGAATCACCACTGTTACCTGATAGTTTCCTTCTTTTGCTTTATGTTCAATTGTATCAACAAATTTTCTAAGCGGGTTAATAATACTTCGATAATATGAATGAAGTGTCACAAGCCTAATTTCGGGCTGCCATTTATTCCATTTCGCTTCGAATACTTTTTCTTCTTCTCTCTCAAAAGAAACATAAACAGCAATAATTTGTTCGGGTTTAAGTGATTTAACGTAATTTAACGTATTTTCCACGACATGTGTCATTCCTGCTATTGGTACAATCATCACATTTCCCTGAATAGTCAGTGGCGGTTCAGAAGTAGTAAGTCTAAGCTGATCACCAACTGCTAAATAGTGCTTATTTATTTTATAAAAGATAAACACGATGATAGGCAAGAAAATTAAAATCGACCATATTTGCGAGAATTTTGTTATAAAGAATACCATTGTAACGATGAAACTGATCGCTGCACCAATGGTATTAATAATAAATTTCGGTACCCAGCCTTTTGGTTTTTCTCTAAGCCATTTAACCATCATACCACTTTGAGACAAAGTGAATGGGAGGAAAACACCTACAGCATAGAGTGGAATTAAATGCTCTGTTTTTGCGTTAAATACTAATATTAATAGGATGGAAGCTAGACCAAGAATGATTATCCCATTGGAATAACCTAGACGGTCTCCTCTAATGAGAAACATCCTAGGAACAAATTTATCTTTTGCAAGATTAACTGCAAGTAAAGGAAAAGCAGAATATCCAGTATTAGCAGCAAGAATTAAAATCAAGGCTGTAGTTACTTGAATAAAGAAATACATAAAATTACGCCCAAAGACTCCCTCAGCAATTTGAGAAACAACGGTCACTTCTGCTTTCGGTGTGATTCCGTAAAAATAGGCGAGAGTAACAATCCCTGCAAATAATACCGCTAGTAAAGCTCCCATCATGACTAGTGTTTTAGCAGCATTGTTAGGCGCTGGTTTTTTGAAATTAGGAATCGCATTTGAAATTGCTTCGACTCCTGTTAAAGCAGAGCTTCCTGAAGCAAATGCTTTTAATATAATAAATAAGCTGATTCCCGCTACAGGAGTACCGATTGGCGTATGCAATTCAGATGAAACATTTCCGGTTAATATATTATAGATACCAACACCAATTAGAATAAATAATGCTAAGACAAATAAATAAACGGGATAGGCTAATATAGAAGCAGATTCCGTCACTCCTCTCAAATTCAAAACAGTGAGAAGAAGTACAAATGCAATGGCAATCTCTGCGTTATAACCATGTAAAGCAGGAAAAGCAGATGTAATGGCATCTGTACCAGCGGAGACACTTACTGCAACCGTTAAGATATAATCTACTAACAAGGAACCTCCAGCAATTAAACCAGGAGTTACCCCTAAATTGCTTTTGGACACCATGTAAGCACCGCCGCCATTTGGGTAGGCAAAGATG of Niallia circulans contains these proteins:
- a CDS encoding IS3 family transposase (programmed frameshift), yielding MSKFTAEMKLQAVTRYLSGKESYREIGKSIGIDHKSIVKWVRQYNYNGAEALMKRCTSYTQMFKLEVLQYMTENGTSLCETAAIFNIPAHSTLAVWKRKFETQGIEALQSQEQGRLSMKKDSNKQSSTDRSFEALEDRIKQLEMENEYFKKVECLSSKQGKITKQDKAQVVYELRHKYSVKSLVKLAGIPRSTYYDLVKRMNRPDPDTDIKREIQAIYEEHEGRYGYRRIRDELVNRGKKVNHKKVQRIMKELGLKCLVRMKKYKSYKGTVGKIAPNHLDRQFSADAPNEKWVTDITEFKLFGEKLYLSPVLDLFNGEIITYTIGSRPTYSLVSDMLEKALESLPKRHQLLMHSDQGWHYQMKQYRNLLQAKGIKQSMSRKGNCYDNSVMENFFGILKSELLYFKEFESVNHFKLELEKYIEYYNRKRLKGKLKMSPVQYRTHFQQVA
- a CDS encoding NAD-dependent epimerase/dehydratase family protein, which gives rise to MKNVIVLGATGGTGAAITEELLNRGIKTIAFGRSMEKLRSLKEKLSNSNLLTLKAGNAFDYNSIYEAAKDVDVIFQCAAVPYEEMHRSQIPLGEGVMTAANKLSKKIVFIDGIYPYGKAITPLVDEEHPKNPHTKKGKIKLELEKLIFSNEWTKAEPMIIRLPDYYGPTANFNSYLGMTLVNIAKGKISAYIGSLSIPREYVYLPDAAKMIIELAMNNDAYGQNWNIPGKIITGKRLIQIAQSSAGKSAPVIPLTRYMLKLIGIFSPVMKEMVEMSYLTETPVYLDGSKYQKTIGSLIQTSFEVGLAETIRSIQKDTQ
- a CDS encoding cell wall hydrolase; the encoded protein is MARIAYRDADIDLMARMMRAEAEGEGNQGMLYVGNVIVNRVVGDCLDFKDLRTVEQVIFHVQGGNYSFEAVQKGNVFYQRARESERRLALQNVKYWRDHPAKFALWYFNPSGPCPTTWYDQPFTGQFKQHCFYEPKAGTCESVYRG
- a CDS encoding DUF5661 family protein; this encodes MITGKIVLTHLNEFPDYYKKLKALEEEAKAFGIKDKAGAYIAERNSQIVKMKNRS
- a CDS encoding NUDIX hydrolase, translating into MYRVFGEKVDGLDYQIRKGVYAVIFNDARDKILTVQNSRGHYFLPGCGIENDESYQECLEREMLEETGYRISIGTFIGDAKRYFQSSKNEPLINEGYFYMAKLLETIQESIENDHFIKWIDIGSVKGQLFHEHRYWAVYQALSRVG
- a CDS encoding aminoacyl-tRNA deacylase; amino-acid sequence: MNELEGVLERTEFRYEIVHHQKPILSREDGMNYFGIEAGQTAPTFILKTDKGYFVFIVSGKRDKLDLKKIAILLDCSKVKLASPKEVKTVTGFEVGSVPMVGLDLPCVLDKSHFKYDFVYGGTGKATCTLKIEPQALQELNHVVAILES
- a CDS encoding TetR/AcrR family transcriptional regulator, with product MKEKQNRSNRRDEILSAAIEVFAQEGYYRATTMKVANKAEISQPYIFRFFSSKELLLEEALKLSWSRIQAAFTQVIQAASAENLEKELIQAYEGIMRNYENEILLQMQAQTIRETNIVTLMQEEFLKVHSIVYTAFQTAGVSNPSEKTLLFLARGMLCNISLALNLPKLMEIDD
- a CDS encoding MerR family transcriptional regulator; its protein translation is MLISEASQITNLTKKAIEYYIEQKLIIPNTLENGYRDFSEKDIECLKKIYVLRKLGLSTEEIRSVLVDKTNNTLQRISIQKELTLQREQEKKSLLNELRICKDYTVISKKLRMIEQHETVTEKILEAFPDYYGRFICLHFARFLKEPITTAVQQAAYEEIIAFLDNVPPPQLAEDLQLFLMESTNNMDTESMQDMLAQTKQSIENPDKFLTERKEFIERYLEYKQSEEYKNSPIYKIQQIFKAFNHTSGYDDVFIPAMKKLSASYAAYCKQLESANEKLLLQYPALDSLKE
- a CDS encoding helix-turn-helix transcriptional regulator, whose translation is MYRKVAQDVICFLEDYLLEDWHLEDYASKIGYSKFHLSRIFKEETGLTISEYIRKRRLATAAMQLLYSDDSLIDIAFKLHFQSQEAFTRSFKELYTMPPGKYRRVMRILQGMEEKVMSDHTIIKGWNLSGSNPALYEMRTDEQVFHTGTKSGLLISKADIGEGQFGTMMQSFSADNWKGKRIKMSCFIKTEEVRRCGVWCRVDNALSDVIQFDNMDDRPIEGTTDWNFYTIVLDVPKESKSIHFGVLLTGTGKVWADGFKFEEVNLSVPSTNMLIRDTLPLEPINLDFNEG
- a CDS encoding APC family permease produces the protein MLGSIKRLLIGRPLKSYELGEQKLNKTKALAILSSDALSSVAYGPEQILIVLITISATAFWYSIPIAIGVLILLSALILSYRQIIFAYPNGGGAYMVSKSNLGVTPGLIAGGSLLVDYILTVAVSVSAGTDAITSAFPALHGYNAEIAIAFVLLLTVLNLRGVTESASILAYPVYLFVLALFILIGVGIYNILTGNVSSELHTPIGTPVAGISLFIILKAFASGSSALTGVEAISNAIPNFKKPAPNNAAKTLVMMGALLAVLFAGIVTLAYFYGITPKAEVTVVSQIAEGVFGRNFMYFFIQVTTALILILAANTGYSAFPLLAVNLAKDKFVPRMFLIRGDRLGYSNGIIILGLASILLILVFNAKTEHLIPLYAVGVFLPFTLSQSGMMVKWLREKPKGWVPKFIINTIGAAISFIVTMVFFITKFSQIWSILIFLPIIVFIFYKINKHYLAVGDQLRLTTSEPPLTIQGNVMIVPIAGMTHVVENTLNYVKSLKPEQIIAVYVSFEREEEKVFEAKWNKWQPEIRLVTLHSYYRSIINPLRKFVDTIEHKAKEGNYQVTVVIPQFIPKKGWHNILHNQSSLLIRTFLLYRRNVVITTVPYHLKK
- a CDS encoding protein-glutamine gamma-glutamyltransferase, yielding MIQIAGTTFQLQENWPLDQIERSILQYMQDDHNIYSYSSLVELQFELTMRKNIINSARAMNETQAQFTVFEQSRCNPAYWQLTSAGGFLLRPDVMPSDAIMDIYSNSSLYAFECATAAVIIIYHATLQTIGKRTFDTHFRNLYLYSWHVDTDLGLVTFNSNSFLPGDIVYFENPDFDLAAPWFRGLNAILLDDGRFFGHGFSIRTDQEIIQNLNEIRIPASNRSAFLSSLVTRPSFTHLSRLTQGQTRSTTFKLQLPVVHHNRSSISTLRYQNYLVQLGYMYKG
- a CDS encoding collagen-like protein, yielding MYNQEVYPTTNAYQQTERLNFLFPTAPPGPIGTPSIPGPGFGGPGGIPGFGGPSGIPGLQPSQAPTAPPPPFIPQQAMASPFAIDPGAIRLCMFRNTFIWLSNGDGFWFFPVFTGPRSVAGFRWNGRFWMIFGIDTRRIVSFTCF